Proteins co-encoded in one Helicoverpa zea isolate HzStark_Cry1AcR chromosome 18, ilHelZeax1.1, whole genome shotgun sequence genomic window:
- the LOC124638935 gene encoding ring canal kelch homolog isoform X6, translating to MVRCASQSSLDESPLPAHRAVLAAASPYFHAMFTQFDESTQPEVTIQNVEPQALETIVEYVYAPESLVISEDNVQGLLAAASLLQVSGVRAACCVFLAGALQPDNALGIRAFAELHACADLSLAAARFIENRFVEVLDTEEFLALAPDTLAQLLDNDRITVPSEEVILDAVVRWMQQAPGPRAPHLGELLEHVRLPLLARDALVARAAAEPLASAGLRVKDLVIEALSYHLMRPERRAACAAACARARPRQPPRAPKALLVVGGQAPKAIRDVEAYHLDAARWRPAADLLTRRCRAGLAVVGGKVYAVGGFNGTLRVRSVDVYDVGADTWAAGPPLCARRSTLGVAVIGHVIYAVGGFDGATGLSSAEALDTREGVWRPIAPMSTRRSSVGVGVLGGRLYAVGGYDGASRQCLQSVERYDPAADAWERVDDMGARRSGCGVGVVDGALYAVGGHDGPAVRRSVERWAGAGWVAAPPMHAARRNAAVAAHLGRLYVVGGDDGAANLSSVEVFDPAAGAWALLPATMSVGRSYAGVAVVEQAGA from the exons ATGGTGCGGTGCGCGTCGCAGTCGTCGCTGGACGAGT CGCCGCTGCCCGCGCACCGCGCCGTGCTGGCCGCCGCCTCGCCCTACTTCCACGCCATGTTCACGCAGTTCGACGAGAGCACGCAGCCCGAGGTCACCATCCAG AACGTGGAGCCGCAGGCGCTGGAGACCATCGTGGAGTACGTGTACGCGCCCGAGTCGCTGGTGATCTCGGAGGACAACGTGCAGGGGCTGCTGGCGGCGGCGTCGCTGCTGCAGGTGTCGGGCGTGCGGGCGGCGTGCTGCGTGTTCCTGGCGGGCGCGCTGCAGCCCGACAACGCGCTCGGCATCCGCGCCTTCGCCGAGCTGCACGCCTGCGCCGACCTCAGCCTGGCCGCCGCGCGCTTCATCGAGAACCGCTTCGTGGAGGTGCTGGACACCGAGGAGTTTCTGGCGCTGGCGCCCGACACGCTGGCGCAGCTGCTGGACAACGACCGCATCACGGTGCCCAGCGAGGAGGTGATCCTGGACGCCGTGGTGCGCTGGATGCAGCAGGCGCCGGGCCCGCGGGCGCCGCACCTGGGCGAGCTGCTCGAGCACGTGCGCCTGCCGCTGCTGGCGCGGGACGCGCTGGtggcccgcgccgccgccgagcCGCTGGCCAGCGCCGGCCTGCGCGTCAAGGACCTGGTCATCGAGGCGCTGTCCTACCACCTCATGCGGCCCGAGCGCCGCGCCGCCTGCGCCgccgcctgcgcccgcgcccgcccccGCCAGCCGCCGCGGGCGCCCAAGGCGCTGCTGGTGGTGGGCGGCCAGGCGCCCAAGGCCATCCGCGACGTGGAGGCCTACCACCTGGACGCGGCCCGCTGGCGGCCCGCCGCCGACCTGCTCACGCGCCGCTGCCGCGCCGGCCTGGCCGTCGTGGGCGGCAAGGTCTACGCCGTCGGCGGCTTCAACG GCACCCTGCGCGTGCGCAGCGTGGACGTGTACGACGTGGGCGCGGACACGTGGGCCGCGGGCCCGCCGCTGTGCGCGCGGCGCAGCACGCTGGGCGTGGCCGTCATCGGGCACGTCATCTACGCCGTGGGCGGCTTCGACGGCGCCACCGGGCTCAGCTCGGCCGAGGCGCTGGACACGCGCGAGGGCGTGTGGCGGCCCATCGCGCCCATGTCCACGCGTCGCTCGTCCGTGGGCGTGGGCGTGCTGGGCGGCCGCCTGTACGCCGTGGGCGGCTACGACGGCGCCTCGCGCCAGTGCCTGCAGTCCGTGGAGCGCTACGACCCCGCGGCCGACGCCTGGGAGCGCGTGGACGACATGGGCGCGCGCCGCTCGGGCTGCGGCGTGGGCGTGGTGGACGGCGCGCTGTACGCCGTCGGCGGCCACGACGGGCCCGCCGTGCGCCGCTCGGTGGAGCGCTGGGCCGGGGCCGGGTGGGTCGCCGCGCCGCCCATGCACGCCGCGCGCCGCAACGCCGCCGTGGCCGCGCACCTGGGCCGCCTGTACGTGGTGGGCGGCGACGACGGCGCCGCCAACCTCAGCTCCGTCGAGGTGTTCGACCCCGCCGCCGGCGCCTGGGCGCTGCTGCCCGCCACCATGTCGGTGGGCCGCTCCTACGCCGGCGTGGCCGTGGTGGAGCAGGCGGGCGCCTGA
- the LOC124638935 gene encoding ring canal kelch homolog isoform X3, with translation METEDATAELEGYWSRVAQDMAQWKELEDAYAKSLMVRCASQSSLDESPLPAHRAVLAAASPYFHAMFTQFDESTQPEVTIQNVEPQALETIVEYVYAPESLVISEDNVQGLLAAASLLQVSGVRAACCVFLAGALQPDNALGIRAFAELHACADLSLAAARFIENRFVEVLDTEEFLALAPDTLAQLLDNDRITVPSEEVILDAVVRWMQQAPGPRAPHLGELLEHVRLPLLARDALVARAAAEPLASAGLRVKDLVIEALSYHLMRPERRAACAAACARARPRQPPRAPKALLVVGGQAPKAIRDVEAYHLDAARWRPAADLLTRRCRAGLAVVGGKVYAVGGFNGTLRVRSVDVYDVGADTWAAGPPLCARRSTLGVAVIGHVIYAVGGFDGATGLSSAEALDTREGVWRPIAPMSTRRSSVGVGVLGGRLYAVGGYDGASRQCLQSVERYDPAADAWERVDDMGARRSGCGVGVVDGALYAVGGHDGPAVRRSVERWAGAGWVAAPPMHAARRNAAVAAHLGRLYVVGGDDGAANLSSVEVFDPAAGAWALLPATMSVGRSYAGVAVVEQAGA, from the exons ATGGAGACCGAGGACGCTACAG CAGAGCTAGAGGGATATTGGAGCAGAGTCGCACAAGACATGGCGCAATGGAAGGAGTTGGAGGACGCCTATGCCAAGAG CCTGATGGTGCGGTGCGCGTCGCAGTCGTCGCTGGACGAGT CGCCGCTGCCCGCGCACCGCGCCGTGCTGGCCGCCGCCTCGCCCTACTTCCACGCCATGTTCACGCAGTTCGACGAGAGCACGCAGCCCGAGGTCACCATCCAG AACGTGGAGCCGCAGGCGCTGGAGACCATCGTGGAGTACGTGTACGCGCCCGAGTCGCTGGTGATCTCGGAGGACAACGTGCAGGGGCTGCTGGCGGCGGCGTCGCTGCTGCAGGTGTCGGGCGTGCGGGCGGCGTGCTGCGTGTTCCTGGCGGGCGCGCTGCAGCCCGACAACGCGCTCGGCATCCGCGCCTTCGCCGAGCTGCACGCCTGCGCCGACCTCAGCCTGGCCGCCGCGCGCTTCATCGAGAACCGCTTCGTGGAGGTGCTGGACACCGAGGAGTTTCTGGCGCTGGCGCCCGACACGCTGGCGCAGCTGCTGGACAACGACCGCATCACGGTGCCCAGCGAGGAGGTGATCCTGGACGCCGTGGTGCGCTGGATGCAGCAGGCGCCGGGCCCGCGGGCGCCGCACCTGGGCGAGCTGCTCGAGCACGTGCGCCTGCCGCTGCTGGCGCGGGACGCGCTGGtggcccgcgccgccgccgagcCGCTGGCCAGCGCCGGCCTGCGCGTCAAGGACCTGGTCATCGAGGCGCTGTCCTACCACCTCATGCGGCCCGAGCGCCGCGCCGCCTGCGCCgccgcctgcgcccgcgcccgcccccGCCAGCCGCCGCGGGCGCCCAAGGCGCTGCTGGTGGTGGGCGGCCAGGCGCCCAAGGCCATCCGCGACGTGGAGGCCTACCACCTGGACGCGGCCCGCTGGCGGCCCGCCGCCGACCTGCTCACGCGCCGCTGCCGCGCCGGCCTGGCCGTCGTGGGCGGCAAGGTCTACGCCGTCGGCGGCTTCAACG GCACCCTGCGCGTGCGCAGCGTGGACGTGTACGACGTGGGCGCGGACACGTGGGCCGCGGGCCCGCCGCTGTGCGCGCGGCGCAGCACGCTGGGCGTGGCCGTCATCGGGCACGTCATCTACGCCGTGGGCGGCTTCGACGGCGCCACCGGGCTCAGCTCGGCCGAGGCGCTGGACACGCGCGAGGGCGTGTGGCGGCCCATCGCGCCCATGTCCACGCGTCGCTCGTCCGTGGGCGTGGGCGTGCTGGGCGGCCGCCTGTACGCCGTGGGCGGCTACGACGGCGCCTCGCGCCAGTGCCTGCAGTCCGTGGAGCGCTACGACCCCGCGGCCGACGCCTGGGAGCGCGTGGACGACATGGGCGCGCGCCGCTCGGGCTGCGGCGTGGGCGTGGTGGACGGCGCGCTGTACGCCGTCGGCGGCCACGACGGGCCCGCCGTGCGCCGCTCGGTGGAGCGCTGGGCCGGGGCCGGGTGGGTCGCCGCGCCGCCCATGCACGCCGCGCGCCGCAACGCCGCCGTGGCCGCGCACCTGGGCCGCCTGTACGTGGTGGGCGGCGACGACGGCGCCGCCAACCTCAGCTCCGTCGAGGTGTTCGACCCCGCCGCCGGCGCCTGGGCGCTGCTGCCCGCCACCATGTCGGTGGGCCGCTCCTACGCCGGCGTGGCCGTGGTGGAGCAGGCGGGCGCCTGA
- the LOC124638935 gene encoding ring canal kelch homolog isoform X5 has translation MESHSDSERERAASGDNSAAEGDGDRGRYSLMVRCASQSSLDESPLPAHRAVLAAASPYFHAMFTQFDESTQPEVTIQNVEPQALETIVEYVYAPESLVISEDNVQGLLAAASLLQVSGVRAACCVFLAGALQPDNALGIRAFAELHACADLSLAAARFIENRFVEVLDTEEFLALAPDTLAQLLDNDRITVPSEEVILDAVVRWMQQAPGPRAPHLGELLEHVRLPLLARDALVARAAAEPLASAGLRVKDLVIEALSYHLMRPERRAACAAACARARPRQPPRAPKALLVVGGQAPKAIRDVEAYHLDAARWRPAADLLTRRCRAGLAVVGGKVYAVGGFNGTLRVRSVDVYDVGADTWAAGPPLCARRSTLGVAVIGHVIYAVGGFDGATGLSSAEALDTREGVWRPIAPMSTRRSSVGVGVLGGRLYAVGGYDGASRQCLQSVERYDPAADAWERVDDMGARRSGCGVGVVDGALYAVGGHDGPAVRRSVERWAGAGWVAAPPMHAARRNAAVAAHLGRLYVVGGDDGAANLSSVEVFDPAAGAWALLPATMSVGRSYAGVAVVEQAGA, from the exons ATGGAGAGTCACTCCGACTCGGAGCGCGAGCGAGCCGC GTCCGGCGACAACAGCGCTGCTGAGGGAGATGGAGACCGAGGACGCTACAG CCTGATGGTGCGGTGCGCGTCGCAGTCGTCGCTGGACGAGT CGCCGCTGCCCGCGCACCGCGCCGTGCTGGCCGCCGCCTCGCCCTACTTCCACGCCATGTTCACGCAGTTCGACGAGAGCACGCAGCCCGAGGTCACCATCCAG AACGTGGAGCCGCAGGCGCTGGAGACCATCGTGGAGTACGTGTACGCGCCCGAGTCGCTGGTGATCTCGGAGGACAACGTGCAGGGGCTGCTGGCGGCGGCGTCGCTGCTGCAGGTGTCGGGCGTGCGGGCGGCGTGCTGCGTGTTCCTGGCGGGCGCGCTGCAGCCCGACAACGCGCTCGGCATCCGCGCCTTCGCCGAGCTGCACGCCTGCGCCGACCTCAGCCTGGCCGCCGCGCGCTTCATCGAGAACCGCTTCGTGGAGGTGCTGGACACCGAGGAGTTTCTGGCGCTGGCGCCCGACACGCTGGCGCAGCTGCTGGACAACGACCGCATCACGGTGCCCAGCGAGGAGGTGATCCTGGACGCCGTGGTGCGCTGGATGCAGCAGGCGCCGGGCCCGCGGGCGCCGCACCTGGGCGAGCTGCTCGAGCACGTGCGCCTGCCGCTGCTGGCGCGGGACGCGCTGGtggcccgcgccgccgccgagcCGCTGGCCAGCGCCGGCCTGCGCGTCAAGGACCTGGTCATCGAGGCGCTGTCCTACCACCTCATGCGGCCCGAGCGCCGCGCCGCCTGCGCCgccgcctgcgcccgcgcccgcccccGCCAGCCGCCGCGGGCGCCCAAGGCGCTGCTGGTGGTGGGCGGCCAGGCGCCCAAGGCCATCCGCGACGTGGAGGCCTACCACCTGGACGCGGCCCGCTGGCGGCCCGCCGCCGACCTGCTCACGCGCCGCTGCCGCGCCGGCCTGGCCGTCGTGGGCGGCAAGGTCTACGCCGTCGGCGGCTTCAACG GCACCCTGCGCGTGCGCAGCGTGGACGTGTACGACGTGGGCGCGGACACGTGGGCCGCGGGCCCGCCGCTGTGCGCGCGGCGCAGCACGCTGGGCGTGGCCGTCATCGGGCACGTCATCTACGCCGTGGGCGGCTTCGACGGCGCCACCGGGCTCAGCTCGGCCGAGGCGCTGGACACGCGCGAGGGCGTGTGGCGGCCCATCGCGCCCATGTCCACGCGTCGCTCGTCCGTGGGCGTGGGCGTGCTGGGCGGCCGCCTGTACGCCGTGGGCGGCTACGACGGCGCCTCGCGCCAGTGCCTGCAGTCCGTGGAGCGCTACGACCCCGCGGCCGACGCCTGGGAGCGCGTGGACGACATGGGCGCGCGCCGCTCGGGCTGCGGCGTGGGCGTGGTGGACGGCGCGCTGTACGCCGTCGGCGGCCACGACGGGCCCGCCGTGCGCCGCTCGGTGGAGCGCTGGGCCGGGGCCGGGTGGGTCGCCGCGCCGCCCATGCACGCCGCGCGCCGCAACGCCGCCGTGGCCGCGCACCTGGGCCGCCTGTACGTGGTGGGCGGCGACGACGGCGCCGCCAACCTCAGCTCCGTCGAGGTGTTCGACCCCGCCGCCGGCGCCTGGGCGCTGCTGCCCGCCACCATGTCGGTGGGCCGCTCCTACGCCGGCGTGGCCGTGGTGGAGCAGGCGGGCGCCTGA
- the LOC124638935 gene encoding ring canal kelch homolog isoform X2, with translation MESHSDSERERAASGDNSAAEGDGDRGRYSLMVRCASQSSLDESSQRAAAGAGGGGGGPAHAQRLLAALARLRRDAALCDVRLLARADPAAPPGPPLPAHRAVLAAASPYFHAMFTQFDESTQPEVTIQNVEPQALETIVEYVYAPESLVISEDNVQGLLAAASLLQVSGVRAACCVFLAGALQPDNALGIRAFAELHACADLSLAAARFIENRFVEVLDTEEFLALAPDTLAQLLDNDRITVPSEEVILDAVVRWMQQAPGPRAPHLGELLEHVRLPLLARDALVARAAAEPLASAGLRVKDLVIEALSYHLMRPERRAACAAACARARPRQPPRAPKALLVVGGQAPKAIRDVEAYHLDAARWRPAADLLTRRCRAGLAVVGGKVYAVGGFNGTLRVRSVDVYDVGADTWAAGPPLCARRSTLGVAVIGHVIYAVGGFDGATGLSSAEALDTREGVWRPIAPMSTRRSSVGVGVLGGRLYAVGGYDGASRQCLQSVERYDPAADAWERVDDMGARRSGCGVGVVDGALYAVGGHDGPAVRRSVERWAGAGWVAAPPMHAARRNAAVAAHLGRLYVVGGDDGAANLSSVEVFDPAAGAWALLPATMSVGRSYAGVAVVEQAGA, from the exons ATGGAGAGTCACTCCGACTCGGAGCGCGAGCGAGCCGC GTCCGGCGACAACAGCGCTGCTGAGGGAGATGGAGACCGAGGACGCTACAG CCTGATGGTGCGGTGCGCGTCGCAGTCGTCGCTGGACGAGTCGTCGCAGCGCGCGGCGGCGGgtgcgggcggcggcggcggcgggcccgCGCATGCGCAGCGCCTGCTGGCGGCGCTGGCGCGGCTGCGGCGCGACGCGGCGCTGTGCGACGTGCGCCTGCTGGCCCGCGCCgaccccgccgcgccgcccggccCGCCGCTGCCCGCGCACCGCGCCGTGCTGGCCGCCGCCTCGCCCTACTTCCACGCCATGTTCACGCAGTTCGACGAGAGCACGCAGCCCGAGGTCACCATCCAG AACGTGGAGCCGCAGGCGCTGGAGACCATCGTGGAGTACGTGTACGCGCCCGAGTCGCTGGTGATCTCGGAGGACAACGTGCAGGGGCTGCTGGCGGCGGCGTCGCTGCTGCAGGTGTCGGGCGTGCGGGCGGCGTGCTGCGTGTTCCTGGCGGGCGCGCTGCAGCCCGACAACGCGCTCGGCATCCGCGCCTTCGCCGAGCTGCACGCCTGCGCCGACCTCAGCCTGGCCGCCGCGCGCTTCATCGAGAACCGCTTCGTGGAGGTGCTGGACACCGAGGAGTTTCTGGCGCTGGCGCCCGACACGCTGGCGCAGCTGCTGGACAACGACCGCATCACGGTGCCCAGCGAGGAGGTGATCCTGGACGCCGTGGTGCGCTGGATGCAGCAGGCGCCGGGCCCGCGGGCGCCGCACCTGGGCGAGCTGCTCGAGCACGTGCGCCTGCCGCTGCTGGCGCGGGACGCGCTGGtggcccgcgccgccgccgagcCGCTGGCCAGCGCCGGCCTGCGCGTCAAGGACCTGGTCATCGAGGCGCTGTCCTACCACCTCATGCGGCCCGAGCGCCGCGCCGCCTGCGCCgccgcctgcgcccgcgcccgcccccGCCAGCCGCCGCGGGCGCCCAAGGCGCTGCTGGTGGTGGGCGGCCAGGCGCCCAAGGCCATCCGCGACGTGGAGGCCTACCACCTGGACGCGGCCCGCTGGCGGCCCGCCGCCGACCTGCTCACGCGCCGCTGCCGCGCCGGCCTGGCCGTCGTGGGCGGCAAGGTCTACGCCGTCGGCGGCTTCAACG GCACCCTGCGCGTGCGCAGCGTGGACGTGTACGACGTGGGCGCGGACACGTGGGCCGCGGGCCCGCCGCTGTGCGCGCGGCGCAGCACGCTGGGCGTGGCCGTCATCGGGCACGTCATCTACGCCGTGGGCGGCTTCGACGGCGCCACCGGGCTCAGCTCGGCCGAGGCGCTGGACACGCGCGAGGGCGTGTGGCGGCCCATCGCGCCCATGTCCACGCGTCGCTCGTCCGTGGGCGTGGGCGTGCTGGGCGGCCGCCTGTACGCCGTGGGCGGCTACGACGGCGCCTCGCGCCAGTGCCTGCAGTCCGTGGAGCGCTACGACCCCGCGGCCGACGCCTGGGAGCGCGTGGACGACATGGGCGCGCGCCGCTCGGGCTGCGGCGTGGGCGTGGTGGACGGCGCGCTGTACGCCGTCGGCGGCCACGACGGGCCCGCCGTGCGCCGCTCGGTGGAGCGCTGGGCCGGGGCCGGGTGGGTCGCCGCGCCGCCCATGCACGCCGCGCGCCGCAACGCCGCCGTGGCCGCGCACCTGGGCCGCCTGTACGTGGTGGGCGGCGACGACGGCGCCGCCAACCTCAGCTCCGTCGAGGTGTTCGACCCCGCCGCCGGCGCCTGGGCGCTGCTGCCCGCCACCATGTCGGTGGGCCGCTCCTACGCCGGCGTGGCCGTGGTGGAGCAGGCGGGCGCCTGA
- the LOC124638935 gene encoding spidroin-1 isoform X1 codes for METEDATERGAAGAGDHRGVRVRARVAGDLGGQRAGAAGGGVAAAGVGRAGGVLRVPGGRAAARQRARHPRLRRAARLRRPQPGRRALHREPLRGGAGHRGVSGAGARHAGAAAGQRPHHGAQRGGDPGRRGALDAAGAGPAGAAPGRAARARAPAAAGAGRAGGPRRRRAAGQRRPARQGPGHRGAVLPPHAARAPRRLRRRLRPRPPPPAAAGAQGAAGGGRPGAQGHPRRGGLPPGRGPLAARRRPAHAPLPRRPGRRGRQGLRRRRLQRHPARAQRGRVRRGRGHVGRGPAAVRAAQHAGRGRHRARHLRRGRLRRRHRAQLGRGAGHARGRVAAHRAHVHASLVRGRGRAGRPPVRRGRLRRRLAPVPAVRGALRPRGRRLGARGRHGRAPLGLRRGRGGRRAVRRRRPRRARRAPLGGALGRGRVGRRAAHARRAPQRRRGRAPGPPVRGGRRRRRRQPQLRRGVRPRRRRLGAAARHHVGGPLLRRRGRGGAGGRLIPARGTAHPPARAPRATSRYPARPARPGVRQRGHVRRRGRRGQLWRRWRSGRRGGRGGRGLAAAVRAARRGGRGLVARADAGVPLARGAGGAGRGAGRGAGRGVRVARGAAVGVVRRHRRGAAALRAAAAATPRPLRLRRLNAFRYVIIY; via the exons ATGGAGACCGAGGACGCTACAG AACGTGGAGCCGCAGGCGCTGGAGACCATCGTGGAGTACGTGTACGCGCCCGAGTCGCTGGTGATCTCGGAGGACAACGTGCAGGGGCTGCTGGCGGCGGCGTCGCTGCTGCAGGTGTCGGGCGTGCGGGCGGCGTGCTGCGTGTTCCTGGCGGGCGCGCTGCAGCCCGACAACGCGCTCGGCATCCGCGCCTTCGCCGAGCTGCACGCCTGCGCCGACCTCAGCCTGGCCGCCGCGCGCTTCATCGAGAACCGCTTCGTGGAGGTGCTGGACACCGAGGAGTTTCTGGCGCTGGCGCCCGACACGCTGGCGCAGCTGCTGGACAACGACCGCATCACGGTGCCCAGCGAGGAGGTGATCCTGGACGCCGTGGTGCGCTGGATGCAGCAGGCGCCGGGCCCGCGGGCGCCGCACCTGGGCGAGCTGCTCGAGCACGTGCGCCTGCCGCTGCTGGCGCGGGACGCGCTGGtggcccgcgccgccgccgagcCGCTGGCCAGCGCCGGCCTGCGCGTCAAGGACCTGGTCATCGAGGCGCTGTCCTACCACCTCATGCGGCCCGAGCGCCGCGCCGCCTGCGCCgccgcctgcgcccgcgcccgcccccGCCAGCCGCCGCGGGCGCCCAAGGCGCTGCTGGTGGTGGGCGGCCAGGCGCCCAAGGCCATCCGCGACGTGGAGGCCTACCACCTGGACGCGGCCCGCTGGCGGCCCGCCGCCGACCTGCTCACGCGCCGCTGCCGCGCCGGCCTGGCCGTCGTGGGCGGCAAGGTCTACGCCGTCGGCGGCTTCAACG GCACCCTGCGCGTGCGCAGCGTGGACGTGTACGACGTGGGCGCGGACACGTGGGCCGCGGGCCCGCCGCTGTGCGCGCGGCGCAGCACGCTGGGCGTGGCCGTCATCGGGCACGTCATCTACGCCGTGGGCGGCTTCGACGGCGCCACCGGGCTCAGCTCGGCCGAGGCGCTGGACACGCGCGAGGGCGTGTGGCGGCCCATCGCGCCCATGTCCACGCGTCGCTCGTCCGTGGGCGTGGGCGTGCTGGGCGGCCGCCTGTACGCCGTGGGCGGCTACGACGGCGCCTCGCGCCAGTGCCTGCAGTCCGTGGAGCGCTACGACCCCGCGGCCGACGCCTGGGAGCGCGTGGACGACATGGGCGCGCGCCGCTCGGGCTGCGGCGTGGGCGTGGTGGACGGCGCGCTGTACGCCGTCGGCGGCCACGACGGGCCCGCCGTGCGCCGCTCGGTGGAGCGCTGGGCCGGGGCCGGGTGGGTCGCCGCGCCGCCCATGCACGCCGCGCGCCGCAACGCCGCCGTGGCCGCGCACCTGGGCCGCCTGTACGTGGTGGGCGGCGACGACGGCGCCGCCAACCTCAGCTCCGTCGAGGTGTTCGACCCCGCCGCCGGCGCCTGGGCGCTGCTGCCCGCCACCATGTCGGTGGGCCGCTCCTACGCCGGCGTGGCCGTGGTGGAGCAGGCGGGCGCCTGATACCGGCCCGGGGCACCGCGCACCCCCCCGCGCGGGCCCCGCGGGCCACCTCGCGATACCCCGCCCGCCCAGCCAGACCCGGG GTACGCCAACGTGGGCATGtacggcggcgcgggcggcgcgggcagcTCTGGAGGCGCTGGAGGAGCGGGcggcgcggagggcgcggagggcgcgggCTGGCGGCCGCTGTACGTGCAGCGCGGCGCGGAGGGCGCGGGCTGGTGGCGCGCGCAGACGCTGGAGTTCCACTCGCGCGCGGGGCGGGTGGGGcggggcggggcgcggggcggggtGCGGGGCGCGGTGTGCGCGTGGCGCGGGGTGCGGCTGTCGGCGTCGTGCGCCGCCATCGACGTGGCGCTGCCGCCCTgcgtgctgctgctgccgcgaCACCCCGACCTCTCCGACTCCGACGACTGAACGCATTCCGCTACGTTATTATATACTAA
- the LOC124638935 gene encoding ring canal kelch homolog isoform X4, with translation METEDATELEGYWSRVAQDMAQWKELEDAYAKSLMVRCASQSSLDESPLPAHRAVLAAASPYFHAMFTQFDESTQPEVTIQNVEPQALETIVEYVYAPESLVISEDNVQGLLAAASLLQVSGVRAACCVFLAGALQPDNALGIRAFAELHACADLSLAAARFIENRFVEVLDTEEFLALAPDTLAQLLDNDRITVPSEEVILDAVVRWMQQAPGPRAPHLGELLEHVRLPLLARDALVARAAAEPLASAGLRVKDLVIEALSYHLMRPERRAACAAACARARPRQPPRAPKALLVVGGQAPKAIRDVEAYHLDAARWRPAADLLTRRCRAGLAVVGGKVYAVGGFNGTLRVRSVDVYDVGADTWAAGPPLCARRSTLGVAVIGHVIYAVGGFDGATGLSSAEALDTREGVWRPIAPMSTRRSSVGVGVLGGRLYAVGGYDGASRQCLQSVERYDPAADAWERVDDMGARRSGCGVGVVDGALYAVGGHDGPAVRRSVERWAGAGWVAAPPMHAARRNAAVAAHLGRLYVVGGDDGAANLSSVEVFDPAAGAWALLPATMSVGRSYAGVAVVEQAGA, from the exons ATGGAGACCGAGGACGCTACAG AGCTAGAGGGATATTGGAGCAGAGTCGCACAAGACATGGCGCAATGGAAGGAGTTGGAGGACGCCTATGCCAAGAG CCTGATGGTGCGGTGCGCGTCGCAGTCGTCGCTGGACGAGT CGCCGCTGCCCGCGCACCGCGCCGTGCTGGCCGCCGCCTCGCCCTACTTCCACGCCATGTTCACGCAGTTCGACGAGAGCACGCAGCCCGAGGTCACCATCCAG AACGTGGAGCCGCAGGCGCTGGAGACCATCGTGGAGTACGTGTACGCGCCCGAGTCGCTGGTGATCTCGGAGGACAACGTGCAGGGGCTGCTGGCGGCGGCGTCGCTGCTGCAGGTGTCGGGCGTGCGGGCGGCGTGCTGCGTGTTCCTGGCGGGCGCGCTGCAGCCCGACAACGCGCTCGGCATCCGCGCCTTCGCCGAGCTGCACGCCTGCGCCGACCTCAGCCTGGCCGCCGCGCGCTTCATCGAGAACCGCTTCGTGGAGGTGCTGGACACCGAGGAGTTTCTGGCGCTGGCGCCCGACACGCTGGCGCAGCTGCTGGACAACGACCGCATCACGGTGCCCAGCGAGGAGGTGATCCTGGACGCCGTGGTGCGCTGGATGCAGCAGGCGCCGGGCCCGCGGGCGCCGCACCTGGGCGAGCTGCTCGAGCACGTGCGCCTGCCGCTGCTGGCGCGGGACGCGCTGGtggcccgcgccgccgccgagcCGCTGGCCAGCGCCGGCCTGCGCGTCAAGGACCTGGTCATCGAGGCGCTGTCCTACCACCTCATGCGGCCCGAGCGCCGCGCCGCCTGCGCCgccgcctgcgcccgcgcccgcccccGCCAGCCGCCGCGGGCGCCCAAGGCGCTGCTGGTGGTGGGCGGCCAGGCGCCCAAGGCCATCCGCGACGTGGAGGCCTACCACCTGGACGCGGCCCGCTGGCGGCCCGCCGCCGACCTGCTCACGCGCCGCTGCCGCGCCGGCCTGGCCGTCGTGGGCGGCAAGGTCTACGCCGTCGGCGGCTTCAACG GCACCCTGCGCGTGCGCAGCGTGGACGTGTACGACGTGGGCGCGGACACGTGGGCCGCGGGCCCGCCGCTGTGCGCGCGGCGCAGCACGCTGGGCGTGGCCGTCATCGGGCACGTCATCTACGCCGTGGGCGGCTTCGACGGCGCCACCGGGCTCAGCTCGGCCGAGGCGCTGGACACGCGCGAGGGCGTGTGGCGGCCCATCGCGCCCATGTCCACGCGTCGCTCGTCCGTGGGCGTGGGCGTGCTGGGCGGCCGCCTGTACGCCGTGGGCGGCTACGACGGCGCCTCGCGCCAGTGCCTGCAGTCCGTGGAGCGCTACGACCCCGCGGCCGACGCCTGGGAGCGCGTGGACGACATGGGCGCGCGCCGCTCGGGCTGCGGCGTGGGCGTGGTGGACGGCGCGCTGTACGCCGTCGGCGGCCACGACGGGCCCGCCGTGCGCCGCTCGGTGGAGCGCTGGGCCGGGGCCGGGTGGGTCGCCGCGCCGCCCATGCACGCCGCGCGCCGCAACGCCGCCGTGGCCGCGCACCTGGGCCGCCTGTACGTGGTGGGCGGCGACGACGGCGCCGCCAACCTCAGCTCCGTCGAGGTGTTCGACCCCGCCGCCGGCGCCTGGGCGCTGCTGCCCGCCACCATGTCGGTGGGCCGCTCCTACGCCGGCGTGGCCGTGGTGGAGCAGGCGGGCGCCTGA